Proteins encoded by one window of Aphidius gifuensis isolate YNYX2018 linkage group LG2, ASM1490517v1, whole genome shotgun sequence:
- the LOC122848506 gene encoding DENN domain-containing protein 10-like, producing the protein MAPLKDLISCSIIEKDCNGDVLWTWTFPSVSELQKSIVTRKCNFQTTNTGTQSFLCARHMDNWFYINSNEVFESDKLPRVKQFALILFTRDFNPQKYEVFTRVMSKMYCKTGDPSEILKLYLSVYTNGTCTTQENGTFLSDDFNGQRLVADSNIRGLIKAFELETILIYTALLLKKRIIVYHHSLEELLKWIKTFPALMKHRKVTDNLFPWIDLVKEELAELKVYSYYVAGCSDSSVSSRPELYDLLVNIPAREVTVAPHAKESLTMTKTHKEIALFMVQLCENISYNETQIINEIGDKTQDLLNQLKSLANVEDCDGRKLINLRILKDKNLSQAVENFLINLAVAENLFVL; encoded by the exons AAAAAGACTGTAATGGTGATGTATTATGGACCTGGACATTTCCATCAGTATCAGAATTACAAAAATCAATTGTCACAAGAAAATGTAATTTTCAAACGACAAATACTGGAACACAATCATTTCTTTGTGCAAGACACATGGACAATTGGTTTTacataaattcaaatgaagTTTTTGAATCAGATAAATTACCCAGG GTTAAACAATTTGCCTTGATATTATTTACTCGAGATTTTAATCCTCAAAAATATGAAGTATTTACTCGTGTTATGAGTAAAATGTATTGTAAAACTGGTGATCCAAGTGAAATacttaaactttatttatcaGTTTATACAAATGGTACATGTACAACACAAGAAAATGGCACATTTTTATCTGATGATTTTAATGGACAACGTCTTGTTGCTGACAGTAATATACGTGGTCTCATAAAAGCATTTGAACttgaaacaattttaatatatactgcattattattaaaaaaacgtattattgtttatcatcATAGCTTggaagaattattaaaatggaTAAAAACATTTCCAGCATTGATGAAACACAGAAAAGTTACAGATAATCTTTTTCCTTGGATTGATCTTGTTAAAGAAGAATTAGCTGaattaaaa GTATATTCATATTATGTAGCTGGTTGTAGTGATAGTTCAGTATCATCAAGACCAGAATTATATGATCTTCTTGTTAATATACCAGCTCGTGAAGTTACAGTTGCTCCACATGCCAAGGAAAGTTTAACAATGACTAAAACTCATAAAGAAATTGCACTATTTATGGTACAATTATGTGAAAATATATCATACAATGAAACACAAATAATCAATGAAATTGGTGATAAGACACaagatttattaaatcaacttaAAAGTCTTGCTAATGTTGAAGATTGTGATGgacgtaaattaattaatcttagaatattaaaagataaaaatttatcacaggctgttgaaaattttcttataaatCTTGCTGTTGCTGAAAATCTTTTTGtcctgtaa